CCGTTGGGCGTATCGGCATACAGGTTGTCGAAGGATTTGAACATTCCACAAACACGGCTCTCCCAAATCATAAATGGTAAACGCCGTATTACCGCAGATACGGCCTTACGGCTGAGTAAGTATTTTGGAGTATCAGCGAAGTTTTGGCTTGGATTACAAGACGATTACGACCTTGAAGAGGAAAGAGAATCGAAAAAAGCCGAGCTCAGCGAGATTAAATCACTTCATAAGGATGCGGTATAACAGAGAGAATACTTTTTTGGGTCGAAGTAAGTAAACCACCAATGCACCTCAAACGGATTGCCGTTAGCTTGATTCCATATTTT
The Balneolales bacterium ANBcel1 DNA segment above includes these coding regions:
- a CDS encoding HigA family addiction module antitoxin, coding for MEKLSNVHPGEILLDEFLKPLGVSAYRLSKDLNIPQTRLSQIINGKRRITADTALRLSKYFGVSAKFWLGLQDDYDLEEERESKKAELSEIKSLHKDAV